The following coding sequences lie in one Synechococcus sp. CC9902 genomic window:
- a CDS encoding DUF6790 family protein: MERLIRFLLADVPVWTLAIALLLGWIQTRRQWDVGRWAEASLLWIAFWVLGVAGVYGFVCHLAFGPFIAEQIGWPNSPFQNEVAYANLTIGILGLSSFFYRRHDYLLAAMVGYCSWFFADGVGHVVSLLVSNDVAPSNAGSVLYTDLFTPFLVVLLLWLSRKQRCRLR; this comes from the coding sequence ATGGAACGTTTGATCCGATTTCTTTTGGCTGATGTCCCGGTGTGGACGTTGGCGATCGCCCTACTGCTGGGTTGGATACAAACCCGGCGTCAGTGGGACGTTGGACGTTGGGCCGAGGCGTCGTTGCTGTGGATTGCCTTTTGGGTTCTTGGAGTTGCTGGGGTGTACGGCTTTGTTTGCCATCTGGCGTTTGGTCCGTTTATTGCTGAGCAGATCGGTTGGCCCAACAGCCCTTTCCAGAATGAGGTGGCTTACGCCAATCTCACCATTGGCATCCTGGGGCTTTCCAGCTTCTTCTACCGCCGCCACGACTATCTGCTTGCAGCCATGGTCGGCTACTGCAGCTGGTTTTTTGCCGACGGTGTCGGCCACGTGGTGTCGCTATTGGTCAGCAACGATGTCGCACCATCCAATGCCGGGTCGGTTCTTTACACCGATTTGTTCACTCCATTCCTGGTAGTGCTTCTGCTGTGGCTCAGCCGAAAGCAGCGTTGCCGGCTGCGTTGA
- a CDS encoding DUF2752 domain-containing protein — protein sequence MWLKGLHPQLPGFSCPLRALTGIPCPTCFLTRAISTALTGDVHNALHWHLFGPVMAAVLVGWSVVSIHQRRLVPRGVLQGAATRPTIALGTGALLAYWLLRLSLNAWPSSA from the coding sequence TTGTGGCTGAAGGGATTGCACCCTCAGCTTCCGGGGTTCAGCTGCCCGCTACGGGCCCTCACCGGCATCCCCTGCCCCACCTGCTTTCTCACCCGCGCCATCAGCACGGCCCTCACCGGAGACGTCCACAATGCCCTGCACTGGCATTTATTCGGCCCAGTGATGGCAGCGGTCTTGGTCGGTTGGTCCGTCGTTTCCATTCACCAACGGCGGCTGGTGCCCCGAGGTGTCCTTCAGGGCGCCGCAACTAGGCCAACCATCGCCCTCGGCACTGGTGCGCTGCTGGCCTACTGGCTACTGCGTCTCAGCCTCAACGCTTGGCCCTCCAGCGCCTAA